One Anolis carolinensis isolate JA03-04 chromosome 4, rAnoCar3.1.pri, whole genome shotgun sequence DNA window includes the following coding sequences:
- the cacybp gene encoding calcyclin-binding protein translates to MPENEREIPRETEETTRPPFGFPNTNPEIRRPTCSLTAQLVASGQSAFPIGWEGRRTVTSSATAREAGARAARGGAERPASALYSAAVLEMEELQKDLEEVKELLQKASRKRLNDVLLSEKIKIEKEIKSRSQVKPKVDASEEKLLLTGYTVKINNYAWDQSDKFVKIYITLNGVQHLPAENVQVCFTESSFDLLVKNLNNNNYTMTFNNLLKPISVENSSRKVKTDMIVILCKKKKEEKWECLTQVEKETKEKEKASYDTSDPSEGLMNLLKKMYADGDDEMKRSINKAWVESREKQAKDEMPIDI, encoded by the exons ATGCCGGAGAACGAAAGGGAAATACCCCGGGAAACAGAGGAAACAACTAGGCCCCCCTTTGGCTTCCCCAACACGAACCCGGAAATCCGGCGCCCAACATGCAGCTTGACAGCCCAACTTGTCGCTTCCGGCCAGAGCGCCTTCCCTATTGGATGGGAGGGCAGGAGGACAGTGACGTCATCGGCGACAGCGCGCGAGGCAGGCGCGAGAGCGGCGCGAGGAGGCGCTGAGAGGCCGGCTTCTGCCCTTTATTCCGCAGCCGTCCTCGAGATGGAGGAG CTACAGAAAGATTTGGAAGAGGTGAAAGAACTTTTGCAAAAGGCATCACGAAAGAGACTCAATGATGTTTTGCTGTCAGAAAAGATTAAGATAGAGAAAGAAATCAAGAGCCGGTCGCAAGTTAAACCGAAAGTGGATGCGTCTGAAGAAAAACTACTACTCACAGGATACACAGTCAAAATCAATAATTATG CTTGGGATCAGTCAGACAAGTTTGTGAAAATCTACATCACTTTAAATGGAGTTCAGCATCTTCCAGCAGAAAATGTGCAAGTCTGCTTCACAGAAAG CTCATTTGATCTCTTGGTAAAGaatttaaacaacaacaattacacCATGACATTCAACAACCTTCTGAAGCCCATCTCTGTGGAAAACAGTTCACGGAAG gtcaaaacagaTATGATTGTGATATTatgtaagaagaagaaagaggaaaaatggGAGTGTTTAACACAGGTTGAAAAAGAGACTAAAGAGAAAGA GAAGGCTTCCTATGATACATCAGACCCCAGTGAAGGACTGATGAACCTCCTCAAAAAGATGTATGCAGATGGAGATGATGAAATGAAGAGATCCATTAACAAAGCCTGGGTTGAGAGCAGAGAGAAGCAAGCAAAAGATGAAATGCCAATAGATATCTGA